The following nucleotide sequence is from Lentimicrobiaceae bacterium.
ATTCTCATTTCTGTCGAAAAAATTAAAAATGCACAAACAAAATTACAAAAATTGTGATTATTTCAAAGGCTAATTTTTGTTATTAGCTGTTTGATCTTCAAAATAGGTGCTGTAGCACGTACAAATATCACCATTGAAATGTGTTTTAATAAAATGAGTTAAATTTACTTCTACTGTGATTGTCGTGCCACAAAAAAGAGTAAAACTTTCTTTATAAAGGTATCACTTTTGACAATTAAGTCGACTTTTTTTAGATATAAATTTTTGCAAAAATGGTTTAATGGTTCGGTGCTACGCACCTGACTTAAGATTTTTATTATTTTGTTACAAATGGGACGCCGTTATACGGCTTTTGTAAGTTGCTTTTAGCTTTTAGCTCTTGGCTATTAGCTATACTTAGCCAACAGCTAACAGCCAATAGCCAATGGCTAAAAACTAAAGACATTTTTCTTTTAAAAAAAGCGCTACTTTTGGATTAAGCCTAATCAGTAATAAAGTACAAAAAACAGATAGCAGAAAACGAAAGGCATAGACATAATCATCGAGTCGAAACGGTCGAGTACACCGCCGTGTCCTGGTAGGAGTTTGCCGGAGTCTTTAACGTTTACACTTCTTTTAAATAATGATTCCAAAAAATCGCCCATAACGGCAGTAATTGAAATTATTACTGATAATATTACCCACTGACAAGTGTTTAAAATACTGAAGTATTTGGATAATATGAGAGCCGTAATTATAGCAAAAAACGCACCACCAAGGCAACCTTCCCAGGTTTTTAGAGGCGATATTTCTACATCGACTTTATTTTTGCCGAATATCGAGCCGATAATGTAAGCGCCGGAATCGTAAACCCATATAATAAAAAAGTAACCTAATATTAGAATTCTTTTTTCAAATACGGTTTCGCCGTTGTCTGTAAATAAAAACAAACTCAAAGCCAATGGTATTGCGGTGTATATTATGCTAAACAATGCCGTAGATACATTTAGTATAGGATCTGTTTTTTTACGAAACAATTCTATTAAAATGGCTGAAAAAGCTATAACAACTAATAATACTAATGCAGAATGCGAAAGTATTTTAAAAGCAACTAAGGCAATGAGTAGGTAGGTAATGCTTCCGAGTGTTAAAGATGATACAAGGCTGAAGTTAGGGTCTTTTACTTTTATGAGTTTTGAAAGTTCATATATCGCCGCAATCAAAACAAAGTACATAACTATGGCGTAGTATATTCTGCCTAACATTATGGAACCAACCATAATAACTACGAAGCATATAGCTGTAATTGTGCGTATTAAAAAATTCTTACTCACTAAAATCGGGTATTAAAGATTTTGCTTTTTCTTCAAATTCAGGCTGCACGTACAGTTCAATTTCACCAAATAGGTATGCCGAGTCCATTTTGTTAATATCGACACAGATAATACCATTTTCATCCAAAATGTTTTTAATAATTTCTACTTCAACAATTTGGTTTGTGCAATATATCATTTTCCAGTCGTTTACATCGGTCATATGCTATTATTTTAATGATTTGCTTCAACAAGTATTAAAAACAGATTGTTAGGAGCAACCCCTTGATTTATAAACGTGTTACCTGTAGGATTTATAGAGCCTGTTCCGGTTATAATTGTTAGTTGCGAATTGTCGAAACTTTTGTTTTGAGAAATTTCGGAAAA
It contains:
- a CDS encoding CDP-archaeol synthase — encoded protein: MSKNFLIRTITAICFVVIMVGSIMLGRIYYAIVMYFVLIAAIYELSKLIKVKDPNFSLVSSLTLGSITYLLIALVAFKILSHSALVLLVVIAFSAILIELFRKKTDPILNVSTALFSIIYTAIPLALSLFLFTDNGETVFEKRILILGYFFIIWVYDSGAYIIGSIFGKNKVDVEISPLKTWEGCLGGAFFAIITALILSKYFSILNTCQWVILSVIISITAVMGDFLESLFKRSVNVKDSGKLLPGHGGVLDRFDSMIMSMPFVFCYLFFVLYY
- a CDS encoding DUF2007 domain-containing protein — translated: MTDVNDWKMIYCTNQIVEVEIIKNILDENGIICVDINKMDSAYLFGEIELYVQPEFEEKAKSLIPDFSE